One window from the genome of Anticarsia gemmatalis isolate Benzon Research Colony breed Stoneville strain chromosome 8, ilAntGemm2 primary, whole genome shotgun sequence encodes:
- the ECSIT gene encoding evolutionarily conserved signaling intermediate in Toll pathway, mitochondrial yields the protein MANKLIGNILRIRPNYMLSKRWKSSEKRVAIYDPFDSLPKKNKESYLEVIKVFEGLDTRRRGHVEFIYAALSKMKEFGVHKDVEVYKALVDVLPKGKFIPQNIFQSEFMHYPKQQQCAVDLLEQMEDNKVIPDTEMEQMLLNVFGTRGIPLRKFWRMMYWMPKFKNLSPWYLPDNLPDDTMELAKMAIQRISSVDPDTIVDIWQTEEIEASLDKTWVVSAQSEAQKILLADQPLDEPLVVKGPFDIYLKDQVVSYFMLIGKTRPEPKDDTDPDDVSNLKKPPGIPGFIGSTKLPAVRHSTVHEQDDGTIVSVCATGTSSRDSLLSWIRLLEKHGNPVLSNLPVIFTLTAPPNEVSIPETQPATKEDSTSEKSGGSV from the exons ATGGCCAATAAACtaataggaaatattttgagaataagACCTAATTATATGTTATCAAAGCGATGGAAAAGTTCCGAAAAGCGTGTAGCTATATATGATCCATTTGATTCTTTGCCGAAGAAGAATAAGGAAAGTTATTTAGAGGTTATTAAAGTGTTCGAAGGCCTGGACACCAGAAGAAGGGGTCATGTCGAATTTATCTATGCAGCACTCTCTAAAATGAAAGAATTCGGAGTTCACAAAGACGTTGAAGTGTATAAAGCTCTAGTAGATGTGCTGCCTAAAGGAAAGTTCATACCTCAGAACATATTTCAGTCGGAATTCATGCATTATCCTAAACAACAGCAGTGTGCTGTAGATTTACTGGAACAAATGGAAGACAACA AAGTAATACCGGACACTGAAATGGAACAAATGCTTCTTAACGTGTTTGGCACTCGAGGAATACCGCTGCGTAAATTTTGGCGTATGATGTACTGGATGCCAAAGTTTAAGAACCTCAGCCCTTGGTATTTACCAGACAACCTGCCCGATGATACAATGGAACTAGCTAAAATGGCAATTCAAAGAATATCTTCAGTGGACCCAGATACTATAGTCGACATTTGGCAG ACAGAAGAAATAGAAGCCTCCTTAGACAAGACCTGGGTAGTAAGCGCTCAAAGTGAGGCACAGAAGATTTTGTTAGCGGACCAGCCCTTAGACGAACCACTGGTTGTGAAAGGTCCTtttgatatatatttaaaagaccAAGTTGTGAGCTACTTCATGCTTATTGGGAAAACAAGACCGGAACCTAAAGATGATACAGACCCAGATG ATGTTTCCAACTTGAAGAAGCCACCAGGCATACCTGGATTCATTGGCAGCACCAAATTGCCTGCAGTAAGGCATTCAACTGTACATGAACAAGATGATGGCACCATAGTATCAGTTTGTGCCACAG GTACATCTTCAAGAGACTCATTATTATCTTGGATCAGGCTGCTAGAGAAGCATGGTAACCCTGTGTTATCAAACCTGCCAGTTATATTCACACTCACAGCTCCTCCAAACGAAGTTTCCATACCAGAAACACAGCCAGCCACTAAAGAAGATAGTACAAGTGAAAAATCTGGTGGTTCAGTATAg